In Gammaproteobacteria bacterium, the following are encoded in one genomic region:
- a CDS encoding protein-glutamate O-methyltransferase CheR has product MPQINKPITAADYEDFKVFLEQACGILLGDNKHYLVSSRLNRLMSEFAIPNLGELVKRLKAKPNTALQHRVVDAMTTNETLWFRDVSPFELLKQAVLPEISQQRGRPLRIWSAACSSGQEPYSISIAIQEYLQSKPGSLPKGVQIVATDISPSMLKEAEEAVYDKVSLARGITAERRQRFFSPKGDKWVVRPEVKSSVTIKELNLLNSYSVLGKFDVIFCRNVLIYFSTALKSDILTRLAVAMHPQGYLFLGASESIANYSDAFEMVRHPGGVMYRLKKAAR; this is encoded by the coding sequence GCTGCCGACTACGAAGACTTTAAGGTATTCCTTGAGCAGGCGTGCGGAATTTTACTCGGTGACAACAAACATTATTTGGTAAGCAGCCGCCTGAACCGGCTGATGTCCGAGTTCGCCATCCCGAATCTGGGCGAACTGGTCAAACGGCTCAAGGCCAAGCCGAATACTGCGCTGCAACACCGGGTGGTGGATGCGATGACCACCAATGAGACGTTGTGGTTTCGTGACGTTTCCCCCTTCGAGCTGCTCAAACAGGCGGTGTTGCCCGAGATTTCCCAACAGCGCGGCCGGCCGTTGCGGATCTGGTCGGCGGCATGTTCCTCCGGCCAGGAGCCCTATAGCATCAGTATCGCCATCCAGGAGTATCTGCAATCCAAGCCGGGCAGTCTGCCCAAGGGCGTGCAGATTGTCGCGACGGATATCTCTCCGTCCATGCTGAAGGAAGCCGAGGAGGCGGTCTACGACAAGGTCAGCCTGGCCCGCGGGATCACCGCCGAGCGCAGACAGCGCTTTTTTAGCCCCAAAGGCGACAAGTGGGTGGTCAGGCCCGAGGTCAAGTCCTCCGTCACGATCAAGGAACTCAACTTGTTGAACAGTTACAGCGTGTTGGGCAAGTTTGATGTGATCTTTTGCCGCAATGTGCTGATCTATTTTTCCACCGCCTTGAAGAGCGACATCCTGACGCGCCTCGCAGTTGCGATGCATCCGCAGGGCTATCTATTCCTCGGCGCCTCGGAATCCATCGCCAATTACAGCGACGCCTTCGAAATGGTGCGCCATCCGGGCGGGGTGATGTACCGGCTCAAGAAAGCAGCACGCTGA
- the flgB gene encoding flagellar basal body rod protein FlgB translates to MPMNIDSALGLHADALMLRGRRAEVLANNLANADTPHYKARDFDFKSALAQAQGQSPVSSVRLVTTQSGHIAANAGAGRPDAELQYRIPNQPTLDGNTVDTQIEQAEFTQNAIQYQTSLTFLSGKIRGLLSAIRGD, encoded by the coding sequence ATGCCGATGAATATCGATTCTGCACTGGGGCTACACGCCGACGCACTGATGCTGCGTGGCCGGCGCGCCGAGGTGCTGGCGAATAATCTCGCCAATGCAGACACCCCTCACTATAAGGCGCGCGATTTTGACTTTAAGTCCGCGCTCGCGCAGGCCCAAGGGCAATCACCCGTCAGTAGCGTGCGCCTGGTAACCACTCAGTCCGGCCACATCGCGGCCAACGCGGGCGCCGGCCGTCCGGACGCCGAATTGCAGTATCGCATTCCCAATCAGCCAACGCTCGACGGAAATACCGTAGATACCCAGATCGAGCAGGCCGAGTTTACCCAAAACGCCATTCAATATCAGACCAGTCTTACCTTTTTGAGCGGCAAGATCAGAGGATTGCTGTCCGCAATCCGGGGAGACTAG
- the flgC gene encoding flagellar basal body rod protein FlgC: protein MSLFNIFDIAGSSLSAQSLRLNTTASNMANADTVSSTPQQAYRARQPVFAAVMDALGGDGQETRVAVKVLGIVESQAPVRSQYEPNNPLADAQGYTYMSNVNPIEEMANMMSASRSYQSNLEVINTSKQLMLRTLAMGQ, encoded by the coding sequence ATGTCATTATTTAATATCTTCGATATCGCCGGTTCCAGCCTCAGTGCGCAGTCGCTGCGGCTCAATACCACGGCCAGCAATATGGCCAACGCCGACACGGTGAGCAGCACGCCGCAACAGGCGTACCGCGCGCGCCAGCCGGTATTCGCCGCAGTGATGGATGCGCTGGGCGGAGACGGGCAAGAAACCAGAGTGGCCGTGAAGGTGCTGGGGATTGTGGAAAGTCAGGCCCCGGTGCGCAGCCAGTATGAACCGAACAATCCGCTCGCCGATGCGCAGGGCTATACCTATATGTCCAACGTCAATCCCATCGAAGAGATGGCCAACATGATGTCGGCCTCGCGCTCCTATCAGAGCAATCTCGAGGTCATCAACACCAGTAAACAACTTATGTTGCGCACCCTGGCGATGGGTCAATAG
- a CDS encoding flagellar hook assembly protein FlgD, producing the protein MNTITATNPYDSLGLGLSKSPVKDKSKLGQADFLELMTAQLKHQDPTKPLSNSEFLGQIAQFSTVSGIQELQGSFGQLASAMQSNQILQASSLVGRSVLAPSGQGVLPKEGGLNGAVDLASSTSKLTVGIFNSKGELVRTLELGPQPEGQARFSWDGLTDSGEQAVPGTYFIKTEAIVEGKNQAVDTYVSAKVESVSVAKNGLSLNLGGAGPVELSKIKQIL; encoded by the coding sequence ATGAACACCATAACAGCAACCAACCCGTATGACAGTTTGGGCCTGGGGCTCAGCAAATCTCCCGTGAAGGACAAGTCCAAGCTCGGACAAGCCGACTTTCTGGAGCTGATGACGGCGCAGTTGAAACATCAGGACCCGACCAAGCCTCTCAGTAACAGCGAATTTCTCGGCCAGATTGCGCAATTCAGCACCGTGAGCGGCATACAGGAATTACAAGGTTCATTCGGGCAGTTGGCCAGCGCGATGCAATCAAACCAGATTCTACAAGCCTCAAGCTTGGTGGGCCGTTCGGTGCTTGCGCCGAGTGGGCAAGGTGTGTTGCCGAAGGAGGGCGGTCTTAACGGCGCTGTGGATTTGGCATCCAGCACCAGCAAGCTCACTGTCGGTATTTTTAATTCAAAGGGAGAGCTGGTCCGCACTTTGGAGCTGGGCCCGCAACCCGAGGGGCAGGCGCGCTTTAGCTGGGACGGCCTCACCGATAGCGGTGAGCAAGCCGTGCCGGGAACGTATTTCATCAAGACCGAGGCCATTGTGGAAGGTAAAAACCAGGCCGTGGACACCTATGTCAGCGCCAAGGTAGAGAGCGTCAGTGTCGCGAAAAACGGGTTGAGCCTGAATCTCGGCGGTGCAGGCCCTGTCGAACTCAGCAAGATCAAACAGATTTTATAG
- the flgE gene encoding flagellar hook protein FlgE, producing the protein MPFRIALSGLNAATSDLNVIGNNIANNATTGFKGSRAEFGDIYAASSLGASSNAIGSGVRLQKVGQQFSQGTVNFTNNNLDLAINGSGFFRLNDNGTTVYSRAGAFGVDKDGFVVNSTGQRLTAFQATSTGAITGARGDLKLSTANIPPKVSGTITVGVNLNAAAAVPTVAFSTAGPAAPDPASYNNSTSLTVYDSLGAPHLATLYFVKESAANSWTVYSQLDNIFPAQGTANNLVFSPTGALTTPGTPGNIVLTPITIPPPSGANPLTLTFNYTNTTQLGNAFGVNSLTQNGYANGRLSGLSIDNSGVVSARYTNGQSSSLGQVILTNFANPQGLQQLGNTSWAETFTSGAALDGAPGTGSLGAIQSGALEGSNVDLTEQLVNMITAQRNFQANAQVISAADTVTQAIINIR; encoded by the coding sequence ATGCCATTTCGTATTGCATTAAGCGGATTGAACGCCGCCACTTCCGATCTCAACGTGATCGGTAACAACATCGCCAACAACGCCACGACCGGATTCAAGGGATCGCGGGCGGAGTTTGGAGACATCTATGCCGCAAGCAGCCTGGGCGCTTCGAGCAACGCCATCGGCAGCGGCGTACGTCTGCAGAAGGTAGGTCAACAATTCTCACAAGGCACCGTCAATTTCACCAACAACAATCTGGATCTCGCCATCAACGGTTCGGGTTTTTTCCGTCTCAACGATAACGGCACCACGGTCTATTCACGGGCCGGTGCATTCGGTGTGGATAAAGACGGTTTTGTGGTGAACAGCACCGGCCAGCGGCTTACAGCCTTCCAGGCGACGTCTACCGGCGCAATTACAGGTGCGCGCGGCGATCTCAAGTTGTCCACGGCTAATATACCGCCCAAGGTGTCCGGCACGATCACGGTCGGCGTCAATCTGAATGCCGCTGCGGCGGTGCCTACGGTAGCCTTCTCTACCGCCGGACCTGCCGCGCCTGATCCTGCAAGCTATAACAATTCGACTTCACTTACGGTGTACGATTCACTGGGCGCGCCGCATCTCGCGACACTCTATTTTGTTAAAGAGAGTGCAGCCAATTCTTGGACGGTTTATAGCCAGCTGGACAACATTTTCCCAGCCCAAGGTACGGCTAATAATTTAGTCTTCTCACCCACCGGTGCGCTGACTACGCCTGGTACCCCCGGCAACATTGTACTCACGCCCATCACTATCCCGCCGCCGAGTGGCGCTAACCCGTTGACCCTGACGTTTAACTACACGAACACCACCCAATTGGGCAATGCCTTTGGCGTCAACTCGCTGACACAGAACGGTTATGCCAACGGCCGTTTGAGCGGCCTCAGCATAGATAATAGCGGCGTGGTGTCCGCGCGTTACACCAACGGTCAGTCCAGCAGCCTGGGGCAGGTGATTCTGACTAACTTCGCCAATCCGCAAGGTTTACAGCAGTTGGGTAACACGAGCTGGGCCGAGACCTTCACCTCCGGCGCCGCGCTGGACGGCGCGCCGGGAACGGGCAGCCTCGGCGCGATCCAATCGGGCGCGTTGGAGGGCTCCAACGTGGATCTCACCGAACAGCTCGTGAACATGATAACCGCGCAGCGAAATTTCCAGGCCAACGCCCAGGTGATTTCGGCGGCGGATACCGTGACGCAGGCAATTATTAATATCCGTTAA
- the flgF gene encoding flagellar basal-body rod protein FlgF yields the protein MNQALYTVMSAADKTMAAQAVSSHNLANASTNGFRADLLNAESLALSGTDPLSRPGIKGRTVDFTPGALVNTGRDLDVAIQGDGWIAVQARDGSEAYTRAGDLHVNTSGVLENANGYMVMGNGGPITLPPAEKLEIGVDGTISIRPLGQTAATLAVVDRLKLVNPDVGTLVKGPDGLLRTRDGKDAAPDAKVRVSSGSLESSNVNAVEEMVRMISLARQFEMQIKMMATAQQDDTATAQIMRLT from the coding sequence ATGAATCAGGCGCTTTACACAGTGATGTCGGCCGCCGACAAAACAATGGCGGCTCAGGCGGTCAGCAGTCACAATCTCGCCAACGCCAGCACCAACGGTTTTCGCGCCGATTTGCTCAATGCGGAGAGCCTCGCGCTGTCCGGTACCGACCCGTTGAGCCGGCCCGGTATCAAAGGGCGGACGGTGGATTTTACCCCCGGGGCTCTGGTCAATACCGGCCGTGACCTGGACGTTGCCATTCAAGGCGACGGCTGGATTGCGGTGCAGGCCCGCGACGGCAGCGAGGCCTACACGCGCGCCGGCGATTTGCACGTCAACACCAGCGGGGTGCTGGAGAACGCGAACGGTTATATGGTTATGGGGAACGGAGGGCCGATTACGCTGCCGCCTGCTGAGAAGCTGGAGATTGGCGTTGACGGCACGATTTCAATACGGCCGCTCGGGCAAACCGCTGCAACGCTGGCGGTAGTGGACAGGCTTAAATTGGTAAATCCGGATGTCGGTACTTTGGTGAAAGGTCCGGATGGATTGCTGCGCACCCGAGATGGCAAAGATGCAGCACCGGATGCCAAAGTGCGGGTGAGTTCGGGGAGCCTCGAGTCAAGCAACGTGAATGCGGTGGAGGAGATGGTGAGGATGATCAGTCTCGCCCGCCAGTTTGAGATGCAGATAAAAATGATGGCTACGGCGCAACAAGACGATACCGCTACGGCACAAATCATGCGGTTAACATAA
- the flgG gene encoding flagellar basal-body rod protein FlgG: MNPALWVAKTGLDAQQMRLAVVSNNLANVNTTGFKRSRAVFEDLLYQNVRQVGAQSSQNTQLPSGLSLGTGVRPVATEKLFTQGNLVQTSNPLDMAIQGRGFFQVTTPDGSLAYTRDGSFQVDAQGQMVTSNGYVLQPAITVPQNTISVTVGSDGVVSALVAGSTAPTQIGNLQLADFINPTGLQPMGENLYRESTASGSPQTGNPGLTGLGTLVQGSVESSNVNVVEELVNMIETQRAYEMNSKAIATADQMLQYVNNNL, translated from the coding sequence ATGAATCCAGCCTTATGGGTCGCCAAGACCGGCCTCGATGCACAGCAGATGCGCCTGGCGGTGGTTTCCAATAACCTCGCCAACGTCAACACCACGGGCTTTAAGCGCTCGCGTGCGGTGTTCGAGGATTTGCTGTATCAAAATGTGCGGCAAGTGGGCGCGCAGTCTTCGCAAAATACGCAATTGCCTTCAGGGTTGTCGCTGGGTACAGGCGTGCGCCCGGTGGCGACGGAAAAGCTGTTCACGCAGGGCAATCTGGTGCAGACCAGTAACCCGCTCGATATGGCCATTCAGGGGCGCGGATTTTTTCAGGTCACCACGCCTGACGGCTCGCTGGCCTACACCCGCGACGGTTCGTTCCAAGTAGACGCGCAAGGTCAGATGGTGACCTCCAATGGTTATGTCCTGCAACCCGCGATCACCGTCCCGCAGAACACGATCAGCGTCACCGTGGGTTCGGATGGCGTGGTCTCGGCGCTGGTCGCGGGCAGCACTGCGCCTACCCAGATCGGCAATCTGCAATTGGCGGATTTTATCAACCCCACCGGACTGCAACCGATGGGTGAAAATCTCTATCGTGAATCCACAGCGAGCGGTTCACCGCAGACGGGCAACCCGGGATTGACGGGGCTCGGCACTCTGGTGCAGGGGTCGGTGGAGAGCTCCAATGTAAACGTTGTGGAAGAGCTGGTGAACATGATCGAGACACAGCGCGCCTATGAGATGAATTCCAAGGCGATCGCAACAGCCGATCAGATGTTGCAGTACGTGAATAATAATTTGTAG
- the flgH gene encoding flagellar basal body L-ring protein FlgH gives MRNAIKLAATCLCLTMLGGCATTTAVRDPAYAPVRPAERDAAQAAAPAASAQGSIYRAGHEISLFEDQRARRVGDILTIRLVEKTDANKKAKTNTKKKDDVSIANPTLFGKSPSFDLLTSHDNNLGFGLNSNQDFSGEGDSAQSNSLTGSVTVSVVEVLANGYLVVRGEKLLTINQGDEHIQVAGIVRPADIRADNTVLSTQVADAQITYAGKGQVADSNAAGWLARFFLSALWPF, from the coding sequence ATGCGAAATGCAATCAAATTAGCAGCGACCTGCCTGTGTCTGACCATGCTGGGTGGTTGCGCTACGACCACGGCGGTGCGTGACCCGGCCTATGCCCCGGTGCGCCCTGCCGAGCGGGACGCCGCGCAGGCGGCTGCGCCCGCCGCCTCGGCTCAAGGTTCGATCTATCGGGCGGGTCATGAAATCTCGCTGTTTGAGGATCAACGGGCGCGGCGGGTGGGTGACATTCTCACGATCCGTTTGGTGGAAAAGACAGACGCCAACAAAAAGGCCAAGACCAATACCAAAAAGAAAGACGATGTATCCATTGCCAATCCGACGCTGTTCGGCAAGTCTCCCTCTTTTGATTTGCTCACCTCGCATGACAACAATTTGGGCTTTGGACTCAATTCCAATCAGGACTTCAGTGGTGAGGGCGATAGTGCGCAGAGTAACAGTCTGACCGGCAGTGTCACCGTCTCCGTGGTCGAGGTACTGGCCAACGGTTACCTGGTGGTGCGCGGCGAGAAGCTGCTCACGATCAATCAGGGTGACGAACATATTCAAGTAGCCGGCATCGTGCGCCCGGCGGATATCCGCGCCGATAACACCGTGCTGTCCACTCAGGTTGCCGACGCGCAAATCACCTATGCCGGCAAGGGACAGGTAGCCGATTCAAATGCGGCGGGTTGGCTGGCGCGCTTCTTCCTGAGCGCGTTGTGGCCGTTCTAA